Proteins encoded together in one Prionailurus viverrinus isolate Anna chromosome B1, UM_Priviv_1.0, whole genome shotgun sequence window:
- the LOC125164203 gene encoding uncharacterized protein LOC125164203 isoform X2: MLLPPLSRPTGSCSSFGSASGRPFLPLRPRPSASFIHYEVVRWTSVSLLRNQAPTLAPDRWHQLATDHIPALPPTLQEIFSSSSLARNP, encoded by the exons atgctcctcccacccctctcacGACCGACCGGCTCCTGCTCTTCCTTTGGCTCTGCTTCAGGGaggcccttcctgcccctccgTCCAAG GCCCTCTGCATCCTTCATTCACTATGAAGTTGTGAGATGGACGTCGGTCTCGCTTTTGAGAAACCAGGCTCCAACGCTGGCACCAGACAGGTGGCATCAGCTTGCCACTGACCAcatccctgctctgccccctaCCCTTCAAGAGATATTCTCATCCAGCTCCTTAGCTAGGAAT CCCTAA
- the LOC125164203 gene encoding placenta-specific gene 8 protein-like isoform X1 yields the protein MNPVVSQPGYGTGGVMHSDWQSGVFDCCDDLGICLCGTFFPLCLSCQIASDMNECCLCGASVAMRTLYRTRYGIPGSICSDFLWLGCFPHCTLCQLKRDIEKRKAMNAF from the exons ATGAATCCCGTTGTTTCACAGCCAGGATATGGGACCGGGGGTGTGATGCATAGTGACTGGCAATCTGGCGTATTTGACTGCTGTGATGACCTGGGGATTT GCCTCTGTGGGACCTTCTTTCCCCTATGCCTTTCCTGTCAGATCGCCTCTGACATGAACGAATGCTGTCTGTGCGGAGCGAGTGTCGCCATGAGGACCTTGTATCGGACGCGATATGGCATCCCG GGATCTATTTGCAGTGATTTCCTATGGCTGGGATGTTTCCCTCATTGCACCCTTTGCCAACTCAAGCGAGAtattgagaaaagaaaagcaatgaatGCTTTCTAA